Proteins encoded together in one Lutra lutra chromosome 4, mLutLut1.2, whole genome shotgun sequence window:
- the PLEKHG5 gene encoding pleckstrin homology domain-containing family G member 5 isoform X3, protein MHYDGHVRFDLPPQGSVLARNVSTRSCPPRTSPAVDLEEEEESSVDGKGDRKSTGLKLSKKARRRHTDDPSKECFTLKFDLNVDIETEIVPAMKKKSLGEVLLPVFERKGVALGKVDIYLDQSNTPLSLTFEAYRFGGHYLRVKARAGTPSLERADPQSRRESLDILAPGRRRKNMSEFLGETSIPGQEAPASSSCSLPSGSSGGSDSWKNRAASRFSGFFSSGPSTSTFGREVDKMEQLEGKLHAYGLFGLPRLARRLRFDHDSWEEEGDEEEEEDDACLQLEDSWRELIDRHEKLTRRQCHQQEAVWELLHTEASYIKKLRVITNLFLCCLLNLQESGLLCEVEAERLFSNIPEIARLHRGLWASVMAPVLEKARRTRALLQPGDFLRGFKMFGSLFKPYVRYCLEEEGCMEYMRGLLRDNDLFRAYVTWAEKHPQCQRLKLSDMLAKPHQRLTKYPLLLKSVLRRTDEPRAKEAVVTMIDSAERFLHHVNACMRQRQERQRLAAVVSRIDAYEVVEGSNDEVDKLLKEFMHLDLTAPIPGASPEETRQLLLEGSLRMKEGKDGKMDVYCFLFTDLLLVTKAVKKAERTKVVRPPLLVDKIVCRELRDPGSFLLIYLNEFHSAVGAYTFQASSQALCRGWVDAIYNAQNQLQQLRAQEHPGSQQHLQSLEEEEDEQEEEDDEEEEEEDGGERSTSAASSPTILRKSSNSLNSQRCASDGSTETLAMVVVEPGETPSSPEFEGGPFSSQSDETSLSTTASSVTPTGELLPLGPVDGRSCSMDSAYGTLSPTSLQDFAAPTPAGEPVPRPPELPQAPSPPPSPHLRRRTPVLLLPRLPHLLKSKSEASLLQLLSGATTCRAPPTPSRSLSELCLAVTVPGTRTQGFPREAGSSWARRGTQNPGRGSEPSELEGRTSCLVGEPKRPARRSKELPRVQSEPPPGISAQHRRLTLAQLYRIRTTLLLNSTLTASEV, encoded by the exons ATGCATTATGATGGGCACGTCCGCTTTGACCTGCCCCCACAag GCTCTGTCCTGGCCCGGAACGTGTCTACCCGGTCATGCCCCCCACGCACCAGCCCTGCAGTGGacttggaggaggaagaggaaagctcTGTGGACGGCAAAGG GGACCGGAAGAGCACAGGCCTGAAACTCTCCAAGAAGGCAAGAAGGAGACACACAGAT GACCCAAGCAAGGAGTGCTTCACCCTGAAATTTGACCTGAATGTGGACATTGAGACAGAGATCGTTCCAGCCATGAAGAAGAAGTCGCTGGG ggaggtgcTGCTGCCGGTGTTTGAAAGGAAGGGCGTAGCCCTGGGTAAAGTGGATATCTACCTGGACCAGTCCAACACACCCCTGTCCCTCACCTTTGAGGCCTACCGGTTCGGGGGACACTACCTACGGGTCAAAG CCAGGGCTGGGACCCCCTCCTTGGAGCGTGCGGACCCCCAGAGCCGCCGGGAGAGCCTGGACATCCTG GCCCCTGGGCGCCGCCGAAAGAACATGTCGGAGTTCCTGGGGGAGACGAGCATCCCTGGCCAGGAGGCCCCCGCATCTTCCAgctgctctctgcccagtggCAGCAGTGGTGGCAGTGACAGCTGGAAGAACCGGGCTGCCAGTCGCTTCAGTGGCTTCTTCAGCTCGGGCCCCAGCACCAGCACCTTTGGCCGG GAGGTGGACAAGATGGAGCAGCTGGAGGGCAAACTGCACGCGTATGGCCTCTTCGGGCTGCCCCGGCTGGCCCGGAGGCTGCGCTTCGACCACGACTcgtgggaggaagagggggatgaggaggaagaggaggacgaCGCCTGCCTACAGCTGGAGGACAGCTGGCGGGAGCTCATTGACAGGCATGAG AAGCTGACGCGGAGGCAGTGCCACCAGCAGGAGGCGGTGTGGGAGCTCCTGCACACGGAGGCCTCCTACATTAAGAAACTGCGGGTGATCACCAAC ctgTTCCTCTGCTGCCTCCTGAACCTGCAAGAGTCGGGGCTGCTGTGCGAG GTGGAGGCCGAGCGCCTGTTCAGCAACATCCCCGAGATCGCGCGGCTGCACCGCGGACTGTGGGCCAGCGTGATGGCGCCGGTGCTGGAGAAGGCGCGGCGCACGCGGGCGCTGCTGCAGCCCGGGGACTTCCTCAGAGGCTTCAAGATG TTCGGCTCCCTGTTCAAGCCCTACGTCCGGtactgcctggaggaggagggctgcATGGAGTACATGCGCGGCCTGCTGCGCGACAACGACCTCTTCCGGGCCTACGTCACG TGGGCCGAGAAGCACCCGCAGTGCCAGCGGCTGAAGCTGAGCGACATGCTGGCCAAGCCCCACCAGCGGCTCACCAAGTACCCGCTGCTGCTCAAGTCGGTGCTGAGGAGGACGGACGAGCCGCGCGCCAAGGAGGCCGTCGTCACCATG ATCGACTCCGCCGAGCGCTTCCTCCACCACGTGAACGCGTGCATGCGGCAGCGGCAGGAGCGACAGCGGCTGGCGGCCGTGGTGAGCCGCATCGACGCTTACGAGGTGGTGGAGGGCAGCAACGACGAGGTGGACAAG CTCCTGAAGGAGTTTATGCACCTAGACCTGACAGCACCCATCCCTGGCGCCTCCCCTGAGGAGACGCGACAGCTGCTGCTGGAGGGGAGCCTGAGGATGAAGGAGGGGAAGGACGGCAAG ATGGACGTGTACTGCTTCCTCTTTACGGACCTACTCTTGGTGACCAAGGCAGTGAAGAAGGCTGAGAGGACCAAAGTCGTCCGACCACCACTGCTGGTGGACAAGATTGTGTGCCGAGAGCTACGAGACCCTG GCTCTTTTCTGCTCATCTATCTGAACGAGTTCCACAGTGCCGTGGGCGCCTACACGTTCCAGGCCAGCAGCCAGGCTTTGTGCCGCGGCTGGGTGGACGCCATTTACAATGCCCAG aACCAGCTGCAGCAGCTTCGTGCCCAGGAGCACCCAGGCAGCCAGCAGCACCTGcagagcctggaggaggaggaggatgagcaggaggaggaagacgacgaggaagaggaggaggaggatggcgGGGAGAGGAGCACCTCTGCTGCTAGCTCTCCCACCATCCTGCGCAAAAGCAGCAACAGTCTCAACTCCCAGCGCTG TGCTTCCGATGGCTCCACCGAGACCCTGGCCATGGTTGTGGTGGAGCCCGGGGAGACGCCATCCTCTCCGGAGTTTGAGGGCGGCCCCTTCAGCTCCCAGTCGGACGAGACCTCCCTGAGCACCACGGCCTCCTCTGTCACGCCCACCGGCGAGCTGCTGCCCCTGGGCCCCGTGGATGGCCGCTCCTGCTCCATGGACTCTGCCTACGGCACCCTCTCCCCAACCTCCCTGCAAGACTttgcagcccccacccctgcgGGGGAGCCAGTGCCCCGGCCCCCAGAATTGCCACAAGCCCCCTCAcctccaccctcaccccacctccgCCGCCGCACACCCGTTCTGCTGCTGCCGCGTCTGCCCCACCTGCTCAAGTCCAAATCTGAGGCCAGCCTCCTCCAGTTGCTGTCAGGGGCCACCACGTGTAGAGCGCCCCCCACGCCCAGCCGCAGTCTGTCAGAACTCTGCTTGGCCGTCACAGTCCCTGGCACGAGGACTCAGGGTTTCCCTCGGGAAGCTGGGTCCAGCTGGGCTCGCCGGGGGACACAAAACCCTGGCCGTGGCTCTGAGCCATCAGAGCTGGAGGGCAGAACCAGCTGCCTGGTGGGGGAGCCTAAAAGACCCGCCAGGAGGAGCAAAGAACTGCCCAGGGTCCAGTCCGAGCCCCCCCCCGGGATCTCTGCCCAGCACCGGCGGCTGACGCTCGCCCAGCTGTACCGAATCAGGACCACCCT
- the PLEKHG5 gene encoding pleckstrin homology domain-containing family G member 5 isoform X1, whose translation MHYDGHVRFDLPPQGSVLARNVSTRSCPPRTSPAVDLEEEEESSVDGKGDRKSTGLKLSKKARRRHTDDPSKECFTLKFDLNVDIETEIVPAMKKKSLGEVLLPVFERKGVALGKVDIYLDQSNTPLSLTFEAYRFGGHYLRVKAKPGDEGKVEQGVKDSKSLSLPILRPARAGTPSLERADPQSRRESLDILAPGRRRKNMSEFLGETSIPGQEAPASSSCSLPSGSSGGSDSWKNRAASRFSGFFSSGPSTSTFGREVDKMEQLEGKLHAYGLFGLPRLARRLRFDHDSWEEEGDEEEEEDDACLQLEDSWRELIDRHEKLTRRQCHQQEAVWELLHTEASYIKKLRVITNLFLCCLLNLQESGLLCEVEAERLFSNIPEIARLHRGLWASVMAPVLEKARRTRALLQPGDFLRGFKMFGSLFKPYVRYCLEEEGCMEYMRGLLRDNDLFRAYVTWAEKHPQCQRLKLSDMLAKPHQRLTKYPLLLKSVLRRTDEPRAKEAVVTMIDSAERFLHHVNACMRQRQERQRLAAVVSRIDAYEVVEGSNDEVDKLLKEFMHLDLTAPIPGASPEETRQLLLEGSLRMKEGKDGKMDVYCFLFTDLLLVTKAVKKAERTKVVRPPLLVDKIVCRELRDPGSFLLIYLNEFHSAVGAYTFQASSQALCRGWVDAIYNAQNQLQQLRAQEHPGSQQHLQSLEEEEDEQEEEDDEEEEEEDGGERSTSAASSPTILRKSSNSLNSQRCASDGSTETLAMVVVEPGETPSSPEFEGGPFSSQSDETSLSTTASSVTPTGELLPLGPVDGRSCSMDSAYGTLSPTSLQDFAAPTPAGEPVPRPPELPQAPSPPPSPHLRRRTPVLLLPRLPHLLKSKSEASLLQLLSGATTCRAPPTPSRSLSELCLAVTVPGTRTQGFPREAGSSWARRGTQNPGRGSEPSELEGRTSCLVGEPKRPARRSKELPRVQSEPPPGISAQHRRLTLAQLYRIRTTLLLNSTLTASEV comes from the exons ATGCATTATGATGGGCACGTCCGCTTTGACCTGCCCCCACAag GCTCTGTCCTGGCCCGGAACGTGTCTACCCGGTCATGCCCCCCACGCACCAGCCCTGCAGTGGacttggaggaggaagaggaaagctcTGTGGACGGCAAAGG GGACCGGAAGAGCACAGGCCTGAAACTCTCCAAGAAGGCAAGAAGGAGACACACAGAT GACCCAAGCAAGGAGTGCTTCACCCTGAAATTTGACCTGAATGTGGACATTGAGACAGAGATCGTTCCAGCCATGAAGAAGAAGTCGCTGGG ggaggtgcTGCTGCCGGTGTTTGAAAGGAAGGGCGTAGCCCTGGGTAAAGTGGATATCTACCTGGACCAGTCCAACACACCCCTGTCCCTCACCTTTGAGGCCTACCGGTTCGGGGGACACTACCTACGGGTCAAAG CCAAGCCAGGGGACGAGGGGAAGGTGGAGCAGGGAGTAAAGGACTCCAAGTCCCTGAGTCTGCCAATCCTGCGGCCAGCCAGGGCTGGGACCCCCTCCTTGGAGCGTGCGGACCCCCAGAGCCGCCGGGAGAGCCTGGACATCCTG GCCCCTGGGCGCCGCCGAAAGAACATGTCGGAGTTCCTGGGGGAGACGAGCATCCCTGGCCAGGAGGCCCCCGCATCTTCCAgctgctctctgcccagtggCAGCAGTGGTGGCAGTGACAGCTGGAAGAACCGGGCTGCCAGTCGCTTCAGTGGCTTCTTCAGCTCGGGCCCCAGCACCAGCACCTTTGGCCGG GAGGTGGACAAGATGGAGCAGCTGGAGGGCAAACTGCACGCGTATGGCCTCTTCGGGCTGCCCCGGCTGGCCCGGAGGCTGCGCTTCGACCACGACTcgtgggaggaagagggggatgaggaggaagaggaggacgaCGCCTGCCTACAGCTGGAGGACAGCTGGCGGGAGCTCATTGACAGGCATGAG AAGCTGACGCGGAGGCAGTGCCACCAGCAGGAGGCGGTGTGGGAGCTCCTGCACACGGAGGCCTCCTACATTAAGAAACTGCGGGTGATCACCAAC ctgTTCCTCTGCTGCCTCCTGAACCTGCAAGAGTCGGGGCTGCTGTGCGAG GTGGAGGCCGAGCGCCTGTTCAGCAACATCCCCGAGATCGCGCGGCTGCACCGCGGACTGTGGGCCAGCGTGATGGCGCCGGTGCTGGAGAAGGCGCGGCGCACGCGGGCGCTGCTGCAGCCCGGGGACTTCCTCAGAGGCTTCAAGATG TTCGGCTCCCTGTTCAAGCCCTACGTCCGGtactgcctggaggaggagggctgcATGGAGTACATGCGCGGCCTGCTGCGCGACAACGACCTCTTCCGGGCCTACGTCACG TGGGCCGAGAAGCACCCGCAGTGCCAGCGGCTGAAGCTGAGCGACATGCTGGCCAAGCCCCACCAGCGGCTCACCAAGTACCCGCTGCTGCTCAAGTCGGTGCTGAGGAGGACGGACGAGCCGCGCGCCAAGGAGGCCGTCGTCACCATG ATCGACTCCGCCGAGCGCTTCCTCCACCACGTGAACGCGTGCATGCGGCAGCGGCAGGAGCGACAGCGGCTGGCGGCCGTGGTGAGCCGCATCGACGCTTACGAGGTGGTGGAGGGCAGCAACGACGAGGTGGACAAG CTCCTGAAGGAGTTTATGCACCTAGACCTGACAGCACCCATCCCTGGCGCCTCCCCTGAGGAGACGCGACAGCTGCTGCTGGAGGGGAGCCTGAGGATGAAGGAGGGGAAGGACGGCAAG ATGGACGTGTACTGCTTCCTCTTTACGGACCTACTCTTGGTGACCAAGGCAGTGAAGAAGGCTGAGAGGACCAAAGTCGTCCGACCACCACTGCTGGTGGACAAGATTGTGTGCCGAGAGCTACGAGACCCTG GCTCTTTTCTGCTCATCTATCTGAACGAGTTCCACAGTGCCGTGGGCGCCTACACGTTCCAGGCCAGCAGCCAGGCTTTGTGCCGCGGCTGGGTGGACGCCATTTACAATGCCCAG aACCAGCTGCAGCAGCTTCGTGCCCAGGAGCACCCAGGCAGCCAGCAGCACCTGcagagcctggaggaggaggaggatgagcaggaggaggaagacgacgaggaagaggaggaggaggatggcgGGGAGAGGAGCACCTCTGCTGCTAGCTCTCCCACCATCCTGCGCAAAAGCAGCAACAGTCTCAACTCCCAGCGCTG TGCTTCCGATGGCTCCACCGAGACCCTGGCCATGGTTGTGGTGGAGCCCGGGGAGACGCCATCCTCTCCGGAGTTTGAGGGCGGCCCCTTCAGCTCCCAGTCGGACGAGACCTCCCTGAGCACCACGGCCTCCTCTGTCACGCCCACCGGCGAGCTGCTGCCCCTGGGCCCCGTGGATGGCCGCTCCTGCTCCATGGACTCTGCCTACGGCACCCTCTCCCCAACCTCCCTGCAAGACTttgcagcccccacccctgcgGGGGAGCCAGTGCCCCGGCCCCCAGAATTGCCACAAGCCCCCTCAcctccaccctcaccccacctccgCCGCCGCACACCCGTTCTGCTGCTGCCGCGTCTGCCCCACCTGCTCAAGTCCAAATCTGAGGCCAGCCTCCTCCAGTTGCTGTCAGGGGCCACCACGTGTAGAGCGCCCCCCACGCCCAGCCGCAGTCTGTCAGAACTCTGCTTGGCCGTCACAGTCCCTGGCACGAGGACTCAGGGTTTCCCTCGGGAAGCTGGGTCCAGCTGGGCTCGCCGGGGGACACAAAACCCTGGCCGTGGCTCTGAGCCATCAGAGCTGGAGGGCAGAACCAGCTGCCTGGTGGGGGAGCCTAAAAGACCCGCCAGGAGGAGCAAAGAACTGCCCAGGGTCCAGTCCGAGCCCCCCCCCGGGATCTCTGCCCAGCACCGGCGGCTGACGCTCGCCCAGCTGTACCGAATCAGGACCACCCT
- the PLEKHG5 gene encoding pleckstrin homology domain-containing family G member 5 isoform X5 has product MGTGPGVSGRRAASRPGPGLPCQAGGRARDGEGQVCHHAECQQLHRRGPLNLCEVCDSKFHSAMHYDGHVRFDLPPQGSVLARNVSTRSCPPRTSPAVDLEEEEESSVDGKGDRKSTGLKLSKKARRRHTDDPSKECFTLKFDLNVDIETEIVPAMKKKSLGEVLLPVFERKGVALGKVDIYLDQSNTPLSLTFEAYRFGGHYLRVKAKPGDEGKVEQGVKDSKSLSLPILRPARAGTPSLERADPQSRRESLDILAPGRRRKNMSEFLGETSIPGQEAPASSSCSLPSGSSGGSDSWKNRAASRFSGFFSSGPSTSTFGREVDKMEQLEGKLHAYGLFGLPRLARRLRFDHDSWEEEGDEEEEEDDACLQLEDSWRELIDRHEKLTRRQCHQQEAVWELLHTEASYIKKLRVITNLFLCCLLNLQESGLLCEVEAERLFSNIPEIARLHRGLWASVMAPVLEKARRTRALLQPGDFLRGFKMFGSLFKPYVRYCLEEEGCMEYMRGLLRDNDLFRAYVTWAEKHPQCQRLKLSDMLAKPHQRLTKYPLLLKSVLRRTDEPRAKEAVVTMIDSAERFLHHVNACMRQRQERQRLAAVVSRIDAYEVVEGSNDEVDKLLKEFMHLDLTAPIPGASPEETRQLLLEGSLRMKEGKDGKMDVYCFLFTDLLLVTKAVKKAERTKVVRPPLLVDKIVCRELRDPGSFLLIYLNEFHSAVGAYTFQASSQALCRGWVDAIYNAQNQLQQLRAQEHPGSQQHLQSLEEEEDEQEEEDDEEEEEEDGGERSTSAASSPTILRKSSNSLNSQRCASDGSTETLAMVVVEPGETPSSPEFEGGPFSSQSDETSLSTTASSVTPTGELLPLGPVDGRSCSMDSAYGTLSPTSLQDFAAPTPAGEPVPRPPELPQAPSPPPSPHLRRRTPVLLLPRLPHLLKSKSEASLLQLLSGATTCRAPPTPSRSLSELCLAVTVPGTRTQGFPREAGSSWARRGTQNPGRGSEPSELEGRTSCLVGEPKRPARRSKELPRVQSEPPPGISAQHRRLTLAQLYRIRTTLLLNSTLTAS; this is encoded by the exons ATGGGGACGGGCCCCGGCGTCTCCGGGCGCCGCGCGGCCTCCAGGCCGGGCCCCGGGCTGCCCTGCCAGGCGGGGGGTCGCGCGCGCGACGGTGAAGGACAG GTATGCCACCACGCTGAGTGCCAGCAGCTGCACCGCCGGGGACCCCTCAACCTCTGTGAGGTCTGTGACAGCAAGTTCCACAGCGCCATGCATTATGATGGGCACGTCCGCTTTGACCTGCCCCCACAag GCTCTGTCCTGGCCCGGAACGTGTCTACCCGGTCATGCCCCCCACGCACCAGCCCTGCAGTGGacttggaggaggaagaggaaagctcTGTGGACGGCAAAGG GGACCGGAAGAGCACAGGCCTGAAACTCTCCAAGAAGGCAAGAAGGAGACACACAGAT GACCCAAGCAAGGAGTGCTTCACCCTGAAATTTGACCTGAATGTGGACATTGAGACAGAGATCGTTCCAGCCATGAAGAAGAAGTCGCTGGG ggaggtgcTGCTGCCGGTGTTTGAAAGGAAGGGCGTAGCCCTGGGTAAAGTGGATATCTACCTGGACCAGTCCAACACACCCCTGTCCCTCACCTTTGAGGCCTACCGGTTCGGGGGACACTACCTACGGGTCAAAG CCAAGCCAGGGGACGAGGGGAAGGTGGAGCAGGGAGTAAAGGACTCCAAGTCCCTGAGTCTGCCAATCCTGCGGCCAGCCAGGGCTGGGACCCCCTCCTTGGAGCGTGCGGACCCCCAGAGCCGCCGGGAGAGCCTGGACATCCTG GCCCCTGGGCGCCGCCGAAAGAACATGTCGGAGTTCCTGGGGGAGACGAGCATCCCTGGCCAGGAGGCCCCCGCATCTTCCAgctgctctctgcccagtggCAGCAGTGGTGGCAGTGACAGCTGGAAGAACCGGGCTGCCAGTCGCTTCAGTGGCTTCTTCAGCTCGGGCCCCAGCACCAGCACCTTTGGCCGG GAGGTGGACAAGATGGAGCAGCTGGAGGGCAAACTGCACGCGTATGGCCTCTTCGGGCTGCCCCGGCTGGCCCGGAGGCTGCGCTTCGACCACGACTcgtgggaggaagagggggatgaggaggaagaggaggacgaCGCCTGCCTACAGCTGGAGGACAGCTGGCGGGAGCTCATTGACAGGCATGAG AAGCTGACGCGGAGGCAGTGCCACCAGCAGGAGGCGGTGTGGGAGCTCCTGCACACGGAGGCCTCCTACATTAAGAAACTGCGGGTGATCACCAAC ctgTTCCTCTGCTGCCTCCTGAACCTGCAAGAGTCGGGGCTGCTGTGCGAG GTGGAGGCCGAGCGCCTGTTCAGCAACATCCCCGAGATCGCGCGGCTGCACCGCGGACTGTGGGCCAGCGTGATGGCGCCGGTGCTGGAGAAGGCGCGGCGCACGCGGGCGCTGCTGCAGCCCGGGGACTTCCTCAGAGGCTTCAAGATG TTCGGCTCCCTGTTCAAGCCCTACGTCCGGtactgcctggaggaggagggctgcATGGAGTACATGCGCGGCCTGCTGCGCGACAACGACCTCTTCCGGGCCTACGTCACG TGGGCCGAGAAGCACCCGCAGTGCCAGCGGCTGAAGCTGAGCGACATGCTGGCCAAGCCCCACCAGCGGCTCACCAAGTACCCGCTGCTGCTCAAGTCGGTGCTGAGGAGGACGGACGAGCCGCGCGCCAAGGAGGCCGTCGTCACCATG ATCGACTCCGCCGAGCGCTTCCTCCACCACGTGAACGCGTGCATGCGGCAGCGGCAGGAGCGACAGCGGCTGGCGGCCGTGGTGAGCCGCATCGACGCTTACGAGGTGGTGGAGGGCAGCAACGACGAGGTGGACAAG CTCCTGAAGGAGTTTATGCACCTAGACCTGACAGCACCCATCCCTGGCGCCTCCCCTGAGGAGACGCGACAGCTGCTGCTGGAGGGGAGCCTGAGGATGAAGGAGGGGAAGGACGGCAAG ATGGACGTGTACTGCTTCCTCTTTACGGACCTACTCTTGGTGACCAAGGCAGTGAAGAAGGCTGAGAGGACCAAAGTCGTCCGACCACCACTGCTGGTGGACAAGATTGTGTGCCGAGAGCTACGAGACCCTG GCTCTTTTCTGCTCATCTATCTGAACGAGTTCCACAGTGCCGTGGGCGCCTACACGTTCCAGGCCAGCAGCCAGGCTTTGTGCCGCGGCTGGGTGGACGCCATTTACAATGCCCAG aACCAGCTGCAGCAGCTTCGTGCCCAGGAGCACCCAGGCAGCCAGCAGCACCTGcagagcctggaggaggaggaggatgagcaggaggaggaagacgacgaggaagaggaggaggaggatggcgGGGAGAGGAGCACCTCTGCTGCTAGCTCTCCCACCATCCTGCGCAAAAGCAGCAACAGTCTCAACTCCCAGCGCTG TGCTTCCGATGGCTCCACCGAGACCCTGGCCATGGTTGTGGTGGAGCCCGGGGAGACGCCATCCTCTCCGGAGTTTGAGGGCGGCCCCTTCAGCTCCCAGTCGGACGAGACCTCCCTGAGCACCACGGCCTCCTCTGTCACGCCCACCGGCGAGCTGCTGCCCCTGGGCCCCGTGGATGGCCGCTCCTGCTCCATGGACTCTGCCTACGGCACCCTCTCCCCAACCTCCCTGCAAGACTttgcagcccccacccctgcgGGGGAGCCAGTGCCCCGGCCCCCAGAATTGCCACAAGCCCCCTCAcctccaccctcaccccacctccgCCGCCGCACACCCGTTCTGCTGCTGCCGCGTCTGCCCCACCTGCTCAAGTCCAAATCTGAGGCCAGCCTCCTCCAGTTGCTGTCAGGGGCCACCACGTGTAGAGCGCCCCCCACGCCCAGCCGCAGTCTGTCAGAACTCTGCTTGGCCGTCACAGTCCCTGGCACGAGGACTCAGGGTTTCCCTCGGGAAGCTGGGTCCAGCTGGGCTCGCCGGGGGACACAAAACCCTGGCCGTGGCTCTGAGCCATCAGAGCTGGAGGGCAGAACCAGCTGCCTGGTGGGGGAGCCTAAAAGACCCGCCAGGAGGAGCAAAGAACTGCCCAGGGTCCAGTCCGAGCCCCCCCCCGGGATCTCTGCCCAGCACCGGCGGCTGACGCTCGCCCAGCTGTACCGAATCAGGACCACCCT